The Streptomyces luteogriseus genome includes a window with the following:
- a CDS encoding ATP-binding protein has protein sequence MSLPLTRRIARAALIVAAGAAAGVGAAGSASAAPELPATPNLGGLTALDGANVGNTVDGAAQKVTKSAGDTGGKTVEKAVPAAGKTGGKAVKKTTPVAQKAAGDAAGSAGQLVGDTAGSAKGGLPTDSLTKGGVPSADSLPVKSLPVG, from the coding sequence ATGTCCCTCCCCCTGACCCGCCGTATCGCCCGTGCCGCGCTGATCGTCGCTGCGGGAGCGGCTGCCGGGGTCGGTGCGGCCGGCTCCGCCAGCGCGGCCCCCGAGCTGCCCGCCACCCCGAACCTCGGTGGCCTCACCGCCCTGGACGGGGCCAACGTCGGCAACACCGTCGACGGCGCTGCGCAGAAGGTCACCAAGTCCGCGGGTGACACCGGCGGCAAGACCGTCGAGAAGGCGGTGCCGGCCGCGGGCAAGACCGGCGGCAAGGCGGTCAAGAAGACCACGCCCGTGGCGCAGAAGGCGGCCGGTGACGCGGCGGGCTCCGCCGGGCAGCTCGTCGGCGACACGGCCGGTTCGGCCAAGGGCGGTCTGCCCACGGACTCCCTGACCAAGGGCGGCGTGCCGTCCGCGGACTCCCTGCCGGTGAAGAGCCTGCCAGTCGGCTGA
- a CDS encoding bifunctional succinyldiaminopimelate transaminase/glutamate-prephenate aminotransferase: MSAVSDRLPTFPWDKLTPYKATAAAHPDGIVDLSVGTPVDPVPELIQKALVAAADSPGYPTVWGTPELRDAITGWVERRLGAREITHRHVLPIVGSKELVAWLPTQLGLGPGDRVAYPRLAYPTYEVGARLARADHEAYDDPTELDPEGLKLLWLNSPSNPTGKVLSKEELTRIVAWARSHGILLFSDECYLELGWEADPVSVLHPDVNGGSYDGIVAVHSLSKRSNLAGYRAAFLAGDPAVLGPLLEIRKHGGMMTSAPTQAAVIAALGDDDHVRVQRERYVSRRELLREALVTHGFRIEHSEASLYLWATRGESCWDTVDHLAKRGILVAPGDFYGPAGAQFVRVALTATDERVAAAVQRL, translated from the coding sequence GTGTCCGCAGTCTCCGACCGCCTCCCCACGTTCCCCTGGGACAAGCTGACCCCGTACAAGGCCACGGCCGCCGCCCATCCGGACGGCATCGTCGACCTGTCCGTCGGCACCCCGGTCGACCCGGTACCCGAGCTGATCCAGAAAGCGCTGGTGGCCGCGGCCGACTCGCCGGGCTATCCGACCGTGTGGGGCACGCCCGAGCTGCGCGACGCGATCACCGGCTGGGTCGAGCGCCGCCTCGGCGCCCGGGAGATCACCCACCGCCACGTACTGCCCATCGTCGGCTCCAAGGAGCTCGTCGCCTGGCTCCCCACCCAGCTGGGCCTCGGTCCCGGCGACCGGGTGGCCTACCCGCGCCTGGCATACCCGACGTACGAGGTCGGCGCCCGGCTGGCCCGCGCCGACCACGAGGCCTACGACGATCCGACGGAGCTGGACCCCGAGGGCCTGAAGCTCCTCTGGCTGAACTCCCCGTCGAACCCCACGGGCAAGGTCCTCTCCAAGGAGGAGCTGACCCGAATCGTCGCCTGGGCCCGCTCGCACGGCATCCTGCTCTTCTCCGACGAGTGCTACCTGGAGCTGGGCTGGGAGGCCGACCCGGTCTCGGTGCTGCACCCGGACGTCAACGGCGGCTCGTACGACGGCATCGTCGCCGTCCACTCCCTCTCCAAGCGCTCGAACCTCGCCGGCTACCGCGCGGCCTTCCTGGCCGGTGACCCGGCGGTCCTCGGCCCGCTCCTGGAGATCCGCAAGCACGGCGGCATGATGACGTCGGCTCCGACGCAGGCGGCGGTGATCGCGGCCCTCGGCGACGACGACCACGTGCGCGTCCAGCGCGAGCGCTACGTCTCCCGCCGCGAGCTGCTGCGCGAGGCCCTGGTCACCCACGGCTTCCGCATCGAGCACAGCGAGGCCAGCCTCTACCTGTGGGCCACCCGGGGCGAGTCCTGCTGGGACACCGTCGATCACCTCGCCAAGCGCGGCATCCTCGTGGCCCCCGGCGACTTCTACGGCCCGGCGGGCGCGCAGTTCGTGCGCGTGGCCCTGACGGCCACGGACGAGAGGGTGGCGGCGGCCGTACAGCGGCTGTGA